AAAATACGATGAGGCAATAAGTCAAAAACAACAACAAGTGGTGAAAGATCCTGTAACTGATCAAGTTGCATATCAAAAATTGATTGGTAAGTTGCTCTATTTAACCGTGATCAGGCCATATATTGCATTTGGAGTACAAACATTGAGTCAGTTCCTACAACTTCCAAAGAATTCACATATGGATGATGCTTTAAGGATTGTGAAGTATTTAAAGAAACAACATGGACAAGGTGTTCTATTATCAAGCAATTCAAACAGAAAAGTGTCAGCCTACTGTGATGCAGACTGGGCTGGTTGTCCCATTACTAGAAAGTCTGTGACAGGTTTTATTATCAAAGTTGGAGATTCACTTATATCTTGGAAGGCTAAGAAACAAACAACAGTTTCTAGGGGCTCAGCAGAATCAGAATACAGAAGTTTGGCAACTACTGTATCAGAACTGGTTTGGCTGACTGGGATTTTGAAAGATGTAGATGCAGATTTCAGTCTACCTATTGAAGTTTATAGTGATAGCAAAGCAACTATCCAAATAGCTGCTAATCCTGTATATCGTGAGAGGACTAAGCGCATAGAGATTGATTGTCACTTTGCTAGAGAAAAGCTGCAATAAGAACTGATTGACATCAAGTATATTTCTAATCAGAATATCTTTACAAATGGAGGACTAAGTTGAGTGCAACATGAGTACCTACTGTCCAAGCTAGGAATTCACAATATTTTCTCCCCTCctagcttgagggggagtgttgatGTACAAAAGCAATTAGAAGTTAATTGAGTAGTAAGGACAGTTCTGTAACTTAGTCCAAAAGTAGTTAAATAACTAACTTCCATTTTATAGTTAGAAGAGAGAGGTTAGGAGTTAGTTATTCTCTTAGCTGGTCCTATATATGCATTTTATACCCTGATATACCATTATGAGAAATAATAGCTTCATACACCATTCTCTTCAAGATCATCTTCATTACTTTCTTTGTCAATTACTGTAAATCACAATATTTACTACTCCCTCTATCCAAATTTAAGCTTCTTAGTTTGAttaggcacaaagtttaagaaataatatttcaattcatacatttttcatttttttaaaaattacataGGGGATAGGAGAAATGGGGGGAGGGAATTACAACATGAGGATTGACGGGAtttgaaccctcaccaacaaggtgaaattTCAGGTAGCAaatcaactgagctactagatccttAGTCCTTATCGATTCATACACTAATGCCTTTACCCTACGAGACAACTTCTCCCTGCTAACTTATGAGAATTTTTAACAAAATAACGCTAAACTATACTTCAATAATTTGGGCCTACAAATCCTCCTATTGTATGGGCTTATCCTAATTGTAATCCTCTCCacttaattattttcttttacatgGGAATGACAAAACTAGTAATActaactactccctccgtttattTTTTGTCGACTAGGCACACACCTCGAAAAATAATAAGCGGATTGCATAATTTATCATCatatccatattaattggtgcatatttttaatgaacttaaaaatgatttgaaatcagTAATTAATATTTTgagtaaaacatgaaaaaaatCTGTCTTATCTAAATAGGGCAATTTGCAAGATTGCcattcgctggggtggtctttaatttttacccctcaaaatggtggtctttaaatagaggcagaatttgcatgggcagagCTTCTGCCTGTGCAgcccaaattctgccttgcgattttttttaactgagctggggttcgaacccacaacatTGGGGTGTTAGGcgaagggtaaaatttaaagactaccaatttgaagggcaaaaattaaagaccaccccaaataaagggcaatccgcgcaaaaaaagatctaaatatgctaaaagtgacaagtaaaagtaaaaatgtATTATTAGAATACTAGACAAGGGAGTATTTTAAATAACTAAAATCACATTTTTATCTTAGCTTTGCAACCTCCAAAAGAAAAGTGTGTGTTCTTGGAGTTGCAAGCTTCTACTTTCTTCTTTCAAGaaagtaaaaaataataaataaaaatgcACAAGACATGAATATTATTACATCC
The sequence above is a segment of the Lycium barbarum isolate Lr01 chromosome 6, ASM1917538v2, whole genome shotgun sequence genome. Coding sequences within it:
- the LOC132644172 gene encoding secreted RxLR effector protein 161-like — its product is MGVVMHQRKYALELISKTGLSASKPEGIPIDINAKFTTKKYDEAISQKQQQVVKDPVTDQVAYQKLIGKLLYLTVIRPYIAFGVQTLSQFLQLPKNSHMDDALRIVKYLKKQHGQGVLLSSNSNRKVSAYCDADWAGCPITRKSVTGFIIKVGDSLISWKAKKQTTVSRGSAESEYRSLATTVSELVWLTGILKDVDADFSLPIEVYSDSKATIQIAANPVYRERTKRIEIDCHFAREKLQ